In the genome of Nonomuraea sp. NBC_00507, the window GCTGCTCGGGCTCGGCGCGCTCGGCACCCGGGTGATCCGCCACAAGGTGGTGATCCAGGGTGGTTAGGACGTATTTCCTGCTGGCCTGGACGTGGACCCGCGCCGCGGCCGCGTACCCGGCGTCGTTCTGGCTGATGGTCGCGCTCGGCGGCGTCATCGCCGCCCTCGACGTCGCCGTCATCCTGGTCATCTTCGCCAACACCACCTCGCTCGCCGGGTTCTCCCGCGAGGAGGTCCTCTTCCTGTACGGCACCTCCAGCGTGGCCTTCACCGTCTGCGACATGTTCGTCAGCAACCTCGACCGGGTCAGCCAGCACATCAAGGCGGGCACGCTGGACACCTTCCTCATCCGGCCGGTCAGCGCGTGGCTGCAACTGGCCACCGACCACTTCAACGGCACCAGAGTCGGGCGAGTGATCCAGGCTGGCGTGGTGCTCGGCTACGCGCTGGCCGTGCTGGACCTCGACTGGCGGCGTGCCTGGCTGATCCCGGTCATGCTGATCACGGGGATGGTCATCTTCACGGCGCTGTGGACGCTGGCCGGGGCGCTGCAGTTCGTGCTGACCGACGCCCCGGAGGTGGTCAGCTCCTTCACCTACGGCAGCCAGCAGCTCAGTCAATACCCGTTCAGCATCTACGGTCGCGACCTGGTCAGGGGCGTGACGTACGCGGTCCCGCTGGCCTTCATCAACTGGCAGCCGGGCCTGTACGCGCTGGGCCGCGACGACCCGTTCGGCACGCCGGAGTTCATGCGATTCATGGGGCCGGCCGCCGCGCTGGTTCTCGCCCTGCTGGCGGCGCTGGCCTGGCGGCAGGGCATCAGGCACTACCGATCCACGGGGAGTTGAGAATGATCGAGCTCGAGCGGGCGGGACGCTCGTTCAAAGTGAAAAGGACCGTCGTCCACGCCGTACGCGACCTGTCGTTCA includes:
- a CDS encoding ABC transporter permease produces the protein MVRTYFLLAWTWTRAAAAYPASFWLMVALGGVIAALDVAVILVIFANTTSLAGFSREEVLFLYGTSSVAFTVCDMFVSNLDRVSQHIKAGTLDTFLIRPVSAWLQLATDHFNGTRVGRVIQAGVVLGYALAVLDLDWRRAWLIPVMLITGMVIFTALWTLAGALQFVLTDAPEVVSSFTYGSQQLSQYPFSIYGRDLVRGVTYAVPLAFINWQPGLYALGRDDPFGTPEFMRFMGPAAALVLALLAALAWRQGIRHYRSTGS